The Oncorhynchus masou masou isolate Uvic2021 chromosome 31, UVic_Omas_1.1, whole genome shotgun sequence genome includes a region encoding these proteins:
- the LOC135523835 gene encoding outer mitochondrial transmembrane helix translocase isoform X3, giving the protein MVLKEIPTESVARPLGRNEVIGLLFRLTIFGAVTYFTIKWMVDAIDPTRKQKMEAQKQAEKLMKQIGVQNVKLSEYEMSIAAHLVDPLTMQITWSDIAGLDEVITELKDTVILPIQKRHLFEGSRLLQPPKGVLLYGPPGCGKTLIAKATAKEAGFRFINLQPSTLTDKWYGESQKLAAAVFSLAIKLQPSIIFIDEIDSFLRSRSSSDHEATAMMKAQFMSLWDGLETDYNCQVIIMGATNRPQDLDSAILRRMPTRFHINQPNVRQREEILKLILDNENVEPTVDFVEIAKETDGFSGSDLRELCRDAALLCVRDFVHNTHANDSLEEDCIRSIQQQDMQRAIQKMRKSKSAGGQSVLMHAAMD; this is encoded by the exons ATGGTGTTGAAGGAGATTCCAACTGAAAGTGTTGCCCGGCCCTTGGGCCGGAATGAAGTTATTGGTTTACTCTTCCGACTGACTATATTTGGTGCAGTCACCTACTTCACCATAAAGTGGATGGTTGATGCCATTGATCCCACAAGGAAACAGAAAATGGAAGCACAGAAACAG GCAGAGAAACTCATGAAGCAGATTGGTGTGCAGAATGTCAAGCTCTCAGAGTATGAGATGAGCATCGCAGCACATCTGGTGGACCCACTGACCATGCAG ATCACATGGAGTGATATTGCTGGCCTAGATGAGGTCATCACTGAGCTGAAAGACACTGTCATACTTCCCATCCAGAAGAGACACTTGTTTGAGGGATCCAGACTGCTTCAGCCACCAAAAG GTGTGCTGCTGTATGGACCACCTGGCTGTGGAAAGACGCTGATTGCCAAAGCAACTGCCAAGGAAGCTGGCTTCCGCTTTATCAACCTGCAGCCTTCCACCCTCACAGACAAGTGGTATGGAGAGTCCCAGAAACTGGCTGCTGCCGTCTTCTCTTTAGCCATTAAGCTCCAGCCCTCAATCATCTTCATCGATGAAATTG ACTCTTTCCTGAGAAGCCGTTCCAGCTCTGACCACGAGGCCACAGCCATGATGAAGGCTCAGTTCATGAGCTTGTGGGATGGGCTGGAAACTGACTACAACTGCCAG GTCATCATTATGGGGGCCACTAACCGTCCACAGGATCTCGACTCTGCCATTCTGAGGAGAATGCCCACAAGATTTCACATTAATCAGCCT AATGTCAGGCAGAGGGAAGAAATCTTGAAACTCATATTGGACAATGAAAAT GTTGAGCCCACTGTTGACTTTGTTGAGATAGCGAAGGAGACTGATGGATTCTCAGGGAGTGACCTCCGAGAGTTGTGTAGGGACGCTGCTCTGCTCTGCGTGCGGGACTTTGTCCATAACACCCACGCCAATGACAG TCTAGAAGAGGACTGCATCCGGTCCATCCAGCAGCAAGACATGCAGAGGGCCATCCAGAAGATGAGGAAGTCCAAGTCTGCAGGGGGACAGAGCGTACTGATGCATGCTGCTATGGATTGA